Proteins from a single region of Thermococcus sp. EP1:
- a CDS encoding ATP synthase subunit B, translating to MPAMEYSTISKIYGPLMIVQGVRGVAYGEVVEIEVEGGEKRKGQVLEAREDLAIVQVFEGTRDLDVKTTRVRFTGETLKVPVSMDMLGRVFNGIGEPIDGGPEIIPEERRDVHGAPLNPVARAYPRDFIQTGISAIDGMNTLVRGQKLPIFSGSGLPHNMLAAQIARQAKVLGEEEQFAVVFAAMGITYEEANFFKKSFEETGAIERAVLFLNLADDPAIERIITPRMALTVAEYLAFDYDMQVLVILTDMTNYAEALREISAAREEVPGRRGYPGYMYTDLATIYERAGRVRGRKGSITQMPILTMPDDDITHPIPDLTGYITEGQIVLSRDLHRKGIYPPIDVLPSLSRLMKDGIGKGRTREEHSQLSQQLYAAYAEGRSLRDLVAVVGEEALSETDRKYLQFADKFEREFVAQGYDEDRGIFETLDLGWDLLSVLPESELKRVERKYIEKYHPKYRHSS from the coding sequence ATGCCTGCTATGGAGTACTCCACAATAAGCAAGATTTACGGTCCTTTAATGATTGTCCAAGGTGTTAGAGGAGTAGCATATGGTGAAGTTGTAGAGATTGAAGTTGAAGGTGGAGAGAAGAGGAAGGGACAGGTTCTTGAGGCAAGGGAGGATCTAGCAATCGTCCAAGTTTTCGAAGGAACAAGAGATTTGGACGTAAAAACCACGAGAGTAAGATTCACAGGGGAGACACTTAAAGTCCCAGTTTCAATGGACATGCTTGGTAGAGTGTTCAATGGTATAGGAGAGCCAATAGATGGTGGACCAGAGATAATTCCAGAGGAGAGAAGAGATGTTCATGGAGCCCCTCTTAACCCTGTAGCAAGAGCATATCCGAGAGACTTCATTCAAACAGGTATCTCTGCGATAGATGGGATGAACACGCTTGTTAGAGGCCAAAAGCTTCCAATATTTAGTGGTAGCGGTTTACCTCACAACATGCTTGCCGCTCAGATTGCAAGACAAGCAAAGGTTTTGGGAGAAGAAGAGCAGTTCGCGGTAGTGTTTGCAGCTATGGGTATTACCTATGAGGAGGCAAACTTCTTCAAAAAGAGTTTTGAAGAGACTGGTGCTATTGAAAGAGCTGTATTGTTCTTGAACCTCGCAGATGATCCAGCCATTGAGCGTATCATCACTCCTAGAATGGCCCTTACAGTTGCTGAGTACTTGGCCTTTGACTATGACATGCAGGTACTTGTGATCTTAACAGATATGACAAACTACGCAGAGGCTTTGAGAGAAATATCTGCTGCAAGAGAAGAAGTTCCTGGAAGAAGAGGTTATCCAGGTTACATGTATACTGATTTAGCTACAATTTATGAAAGAGCAGGGAGAGTGAGAGGTAGAAAGGGAAGTATAACTCAAATGCCAATATTAACGATGCCTGATGATGATATTACTCATCCAATACCAGACCTTACAGGCTACATCACAGAAGGACAGATCGTTCTGAGTAGGGACCTCCACAGAAAAGGTATCTACCCACCAATTGACGTTCTCCCAAGTCTTAGTCGTCTCATGAAGGATGGTATAGGAAAAGGAAGAACTAGGGAAGAACATTCACAACTCAGCCAGCAGCTCTATGCAGCATATGCTGAGGGTAGAAGCTTAAGAGATCTTGTGGCGGTAGTTGGTGAAGAAGCCCTCTCAGAGACTGATAGGAAATATCTACAATTTGCAGATAAGTTCGAGAGGGAGTTCGTTGCGCAGGGGTATGATGAGGACAGAGGAATCTTTGAGACTTTAGACCTTGGATGGGATCTTCTCTCAGTACTACCAGAGTCAGAGCTCAAGAGAGTTGAGAGGAAATACATAGAGAAGTATCATCCAAAGTACAGACACTCCTCTTAA
- a CDS encoding V-type ATP synthase subunit F, with amino-acid sequence MKIVVLGDKDTALGFKLAGVHETYSFGDAPLEIERVRNKLRELVEREDVGVIFITERLAQKVEIPDVTLPIILQIPDKYGSLYGEEQLREIVRRAIGVEIKR; translated from the coding sequence ATGAAGATAGTGGTATTGGGTGACAAGGACACAGCACTTGGCTTCAAACTTGCAGGAGTTCATGAAACGTATTCTTTTGGAGACGCACCACTTGAGATAGAGCGAGTGAGAAATAAACTAAGAGAGTTAGTAGAAAGAGAAGATGTTGGTGTGATATTTATAACAGAGCGTTTAGCTCAAAAAGTTGAGATTCCGGATGTTACACTCCCTATAATTCTTCAAATTCCTGATAAATATGGGTCATTATATGGTGAAGAACAACTAAGAGAAATTGTTAGACGGGCCATAGGTGTTGAGATAAAGAGGTGA
- a CDS encoding ATP synthase subunit K (produces ATP from ADP in the presence of a proton gradient across the membrane; the K subunit is a nonenzymatic component which binds the dimeric form by interacting with the G and E subunits): MEPIVYVALGAALAAGIAGAASSFGVGIAGAAAAGAVAEDEKNFRNALVLQGLPMTQSIYGLITLFLIALVSGILGGTFRFAESTTDNVIKAAILLGAGLTVGLTGLSAIPQGIIASAGIGATAKNPKTFTQSIIFAAMAETMAIFGLVGALILIITGVGF, from the coding sequence ATGGAACCAATAGTTTACGTTGCATTGGGTGCTGCACTTGCGGCTGGTATTGCTGGAGCTGCATCTTCATTTGGAGTTGGTATTGCTGGAGCTGCTGCAGCTGGAGCAGTTGCTGAAGATGAAAAGAACTTTAGAAACGCCTTGGTACTCCAGGGTCTACCAATGACCCAGAGTATTTATGGGTTGATTACTCTCTTCCTTATAGCTCTAGTCTCTGGAATACTTGGAGGAACCTTCAGATTTGCTGAAAGTACCACAGATAATGTAATTAAAGCGGCAATACTTTTGGGTGCTGGTTTAACTGTTGGGTTAACAGGATTATCAGCAATTCCACAGGGTATTATTGCATCAGCAGGTATTGGAGCTACTGCAAAGAACCCCAAGACATTCACACAGTCAATTATCTTTGCTGCTATGGCCGAGACAATGGCTATCTTTGGTTTGGTCGGTGCGTTGATCCTCATAATTACGGGAGTTGGCTTCTGA
- a CDS encoding TrkA family potassium uptake protein — protein sequence MFVVIMGAGRVGYLVAKMLENEGHDVTIIDINKERAKELSFLINGLVLEGDATDQKTLEEANVKQADTFAALTGRDDANILACILAKHLNPKIKTILRISKPKNKEVFERVEDLKKYFDVVISPEEIAANYIFRSITIPGFDRVLFPREGAEIVKFPLNDGSEISEKVVKELNLPKDSLIVAIYDEKGNLIIPSGDTKLPKKGEVVVFAKNAVLKDIKTVFERKKTTEGQS from the coding sequence ATGTTTGTTGTGATAATGGGTGCTGGAAGAGTTGGTTATCTTGTGGCCAAAATGTTGGAAAATGAAGGGCACGATGTTACGATAATTGACATAAACAAAGAAAGAGCTAAGGAACTCTCTTTCCTTATTAATGGGCTTGTACTCGAAGGAGATGCAACAGATCAGAAAACTCTAGAAGAGGCTAATGTTAAGCAGGCAGATACCTTTGCGGCTTTAACTGGCAGGGATGATGCAAATATTTTAGCATGCATCCTTGCAAAGCATTTGAATCCCAAAATAAAGACCATCCTCAGAATAAGCAAGCCCAAGAATAAGGAGGTCTTTGAGAGGGTTGAAGATTTAAAGAAATACTTTGATGTGGTCATAAGCCCTGAAGAAATTGCGGCCAATTACATTTTCAGAAGCATAACAATTCCTGGCTTTGATAGAGTGCTTTTCCCAAGAGAAGGTGCGGAGATTGTAAAGTTCCCATTGAATGATGGAAGTGAGATCTCAGAAAAGGTTGTTAAGGAGCTTAATTTACCCAAGGACTCTCTTATAGTTGCAATATATGACGAGAAAGGAAATCTGATTATTCCCTCAGGAGACACAAAATTACCAAAGAAAGGAGAAGTTGTGGTTTTTGCAAAGAATGCAGTATTAAAAGATATTAAAACTGTATTTGAGCGAAAGAAAACTACCGAAGGTCAGAGTTGA
- a CDS encoding V-type ATP synthase subunit I, protein MFKPEEMVKIEVLSLNRYKDSLLTYLHEEGVLEIREIEVSLAQRDAPNEFYRKAASYSIGLSRLIDFLGNYKEGVQGGLKGFIFPQLKSKKRYKYRGIEELIKEIESFLKIAEPKIKEVEAKITSLNTELERIKTEIEILELLAAIDLEIEYLKPTKSVEIAVGFIEREKFDPLIKELLTTLQNRIAYVSKELKGKYLVVFAILKKDYDKANPILAKYSFERLEVPDVKGKPMEAIEDLRKEMELKKQELESVEEEARTLAKQYHDELVFYQELMENEREKANMLGNLVRTNMTFALVGWVPKKHVPHITEGIKKITHGKVYVNTKAPTKEEFDEIPIKLKNPRFIEPFELLTEMFGVPKYNELDPTPVLAFTYSFFFGFMLTDFLYGLIIATVAALLIKGHKKLNDGTYKFSNVLVWSAFFTIVMGVLFGSYFGDALQRAGINVPALLDPLRGALTVLGLALAIGLIHLFVGYTLGFIVKFRNGEVKDAIFDQLSWMLIIFGVVFLALAMANMISMLPGEVIFGVGFILFAISQFRSDLPLPMRFLMTISNFFGFVGNWLSYARLMALALATAGIAMVINIIVQLIWGIKVGPIPLGIAVGAVVFIGGHIFSTAINALGAFVHALRLHYVEFFGTFYSGEGKKFEPFKAKREVSELELEI, encoded by the coding sequence ATGTTTAAACCTGAAGAAATGGTGAAGATCGAGGTTCTCAGTTTAAACCGTTATAAAGATTCCCTTCTTACTTACCTTCATGAAGAGGGAGTTTTGGAGATCAGAGAGATAGAAGTAAGTTTGGCTCAAAGAGACGCTCCTAATGAATTCTACAGAAAAGCAGCATCTTACAGCATAGGTCTCTCGAGATTAATCGATTTTTTGGGTAACTATAAGGAAGGGGTACAGGGAGGCCTTAAAGGATTTATTTTTCCACAATTAAAGTCAAAGAAGAGATATAAATACAGAGGGATAGAAGAGCTGATAAAAGAGATAGAATCTTTTCTAAAAATTGCTGAACCTAAAATTAAAGAAGTAGAGGCTAAAATAACCTCTCTAAACACAGAACTAGAGAGGATAAAAACAGAGATAGAAATCTTAGAATTGCTTGCTGCAATTGATTTGGAGATAGAATACCTTAAGCCCACGAAGAGTGTAGAGATAGCAGTTGGTTTTATTGAAAGAGAAAAATTTGACCCTCTAATTAAAGAACTACTCACCACCCTACAAAATAGAATTGCCTATGTGTCAAAGGAACTAAAAGGAAAATATCTGGTTGTTTTTGCTATCTTGAAAAAAGATTACGATAAGGCTAATCCAATCCTTGCAAAATATTCCTTTGAACGTCTTGAAGTTCCAGATGTAAAGGGTAAACCAATGGAAGCTATAGAAGACCTTCGAAAGGAGATGGAGTTAAAGAAACAAGAGCTAGAATCTGTTGAAGAAGAGGCTAGAACCCTTGCAAAACAGTACCATGACGAACTTGTATTTTACCAGGAACTTATGGAGAATGAAAGAGAGAAAGCAAACATGCTAGGGAACCTGGTGAGAACCAACATGACATTTGCACTTGTAGGATGGGTACCTAAGAAACATGTACCTCATATCACAGAAGGCATCAAAAAAATAACTCACGGAAAGGTGTATGTTAATACAAAAGCTCCAACAAAAGAAGAGTTTGATGAGATACCAATTAAGCTCAAGAACCCAAGGTTTATAGAACCCTTTGAACTGTTAACAGAGATGTTCGGAGTTCCAAAGTATAATGAATTAGACCCAACTCCAGTACTGGCATTTACTTATTCATTCTTCTTTGGTTTCATGCTTACAGACTTCCTTTATGGACTGATCATAGCTACTGTGGCAGCTTTGCTGATTAAGGGGCATAAAAAACTAAATGATGGGACCTACAAGTTTTCAAATGTCCTAGTCTGGAGTGCGTTCTTCACAATCGTAATGGGGGTTCTCTTTGGCAGCTATTTTGGAGATGCTCTTCAAAGAGCTGGAATAAATGTTCCAGCGTTATTAGATCCATTAAGGGGTGCATTAACAGTTTTAGGTCTAGCACTGGCTATAGGGCTTATTCACTTGTTTGTAGGATACACCCTTGGCTTTATAGTAAAGTTCAGGAATGGAGAAGTAAAAGACGCAATCTTCGATCAACTTTCTTGGATGCTAATAATCTTCGGAGTGGTGTTTCTAGCATTAGCAATGGCAAACATGATAAGCATGCTTCCAGGAGAGGTCATTTTTGGAGTTGGATTTATATTATTTGCAATATCACAATTTAGAAGCGATCTACCACTACCAATGAGATTCCTAATGACAATCTCCAACTTCTTCGGATTTGTGGGGAACTGGCTTAGCTATGCACGTCTAATGGCATTAGCATTGGCAACCGCAGGAATAGCAATGGTCATAAACATAATTGTCCAATTGATATGGGGAATAAAAGTTGGGCCTATACCATTGGGAATAGCGGTAGGGGCCGTGGTCTTTATTGGGGGTCATATATTTTCAACTGCTATAAACGCCCTTGGGGCATTTGTTCACGCTTTGCGTTTACACTATGTTGAGTTTTTTGGGACCTTCTATTCAGGAGAAGGTAAAAAATTTGAGCCATTTAAAGCTAAAAGAGAAGTATCTGAACTTGAATTAGAGATTTAG
- a CDS encoding preprotein translocase subunit SecD, whose amino-acid sequence MNLKKILLNGRVLLLILVILGSIVTILSQGITYGLDISGGVEITVQLEKPVDQNIMEEVRTSLETRLNTLGVKDITLEPWGDQIIKIRVANVTEEEANSIIDTINRQGVFYAEFNGIIFATGEDIKRVDQVSYEPREASWIVPFSISKEAAEKFAQLALGKVGYPVDIFLDPPVNSLLIVSQDVYAVMINEFQFVPDAKSLPQRLKEAFNIDVIAYGNQTAEEIAKLAEGKEKVILIGVNGNLESQLKNFGIKVEKREPRAGEAIDEFIRRVIGLYGPYKLQEGLTTGEPHTELAISIGGAKEDIVAMRQAQVVSVVLRSGSLPVKVFVEGVNYIPPTLGEQFKSQVLRAGLVALLVVGFVVYLHYRKVRIAVPVVITSLSEVIAILGIAALIKWNLDLPSIAGIIAAIGTGVDQQIVITDELLGGKKIGKITKRSGILKRMGRAFFVIWASATTTIVAMSFLFKFFVGGLRGFAFTTILGVLIGILITRPAYAEIAKILLAEER is encoded by the coding sequence ATGAATCTGAAGAAGATCCTCTTAAACGGCAGAGTTCTTTTGCTCATACTTGTCATCTTAGGATCTATAGTTACAATACTCTCTCAAGGTATAACTTATGGACTGGATATTAGTGGTGGTGTTGAAATCACAGTCCAACTTGAAAAGCCAGTAGACCAAAATATTATGGAAGAAGTTAGGACATCTTTGGAAACGAGATTAAACACTCTTGGAGTTAAGGATATCACCTTAGAGCCTTGGGGAGATCAAATAATTAAAATACGAGTTGCAAATGTTACTGAAGAGGAGGCAAACAGTATTATAGATACAATAAATCGTCAGGGTGTTTTTTATGCAGAATTTAATGGAATCATATTTGCTACTGGAGAGGACATCAAGAGAGTAGACCAAGTTAGTTATGAGCCTAGAGAGGCCAGCTGGATAGTTCCATTCTCGATTTCAAAAGAGGCTGCGGAAAAATTTGCTCAACTAGCCCTTGGAAAGGTCGGATATCCGGTAGATATATTCCTTGACCCTCCTGTGAACTCGCTTTTAATAGTTTCCCAAGATGTCTACGCGGTTATGATAAATGAGTTTCAATTTGTACCAGATGCTAAATCACTTCCCCAGAGACTCAAAGAGGCATTTAATATTGATGTTATCGCATATGGAAACCAGACTGCAGAAGAAATAGCTAAACTTGCAGAAGGCAAAGAAAAGGTTATCTTAATTGGGGTTAATGGTAATCTCGAGTCTCAGTTGAAAAACTTTGGAATAAAAGTGGAAAAAAGAGAACCACGTGCAGGGGAGGCTATAGACGAGTTTATTAGGAGGGTTATAGGTTTATATGGTCCATATAAGCTACAAGAAGGCCTCACAACAGGAGAACCACATACAGAGCTTGCAATATCAATTGGGGGTGCTAAAGAGGATATTGTTGCAATGAGACAGGCTCAAGTTGTCTCTGTAGTTCTTAGAAGTGGGTCATTGCCTGTAAAAGTATTTGTAGAGGGAGTTAACTACATTCCACCTACCTTAGGAGAGCAATTTAAAAGTCAGGTCTTGCGAGCAGGTTTAGTGGCATTGCTTGTGGTAGGCTTTGTTGTGTATCTTCACTATAGGAAAGTACGGATAGCAGTTCCAGTAGTAATAACCAGCTTAAGTGAGGTTATAGCAATTTTAGGAATTGCAGCCCTGATTAAATGGAACCTTGACCTTCCAAGTATTGCGGGTATAATAGCAGCCATTGGTACTGGAGTTGACCAACAGATAGTCATAACTGATGAACTCTTGGGAGGAAAGAAGATAGGGAAAATAACAAAAAGAAGTGGTATTCTGAAGAGGATGGGAAGAGCATTTTTCGTCATATGGGCCTCAGCAACCACCACAATAGTGGCAATGAGCTTCCTATTTAAGTTCTTTGTTGGAGGGCTAAGAGGATTTGCATTCACTACAATACTTGGAGTACTCATTGGAATCTTAATAACAAGGCCAGCATATGCTGAAATCGCGAAAATACTCCTCGCTGAGGAGAGGTGA
- a CDS encoding V-type ATP synthase subunit H codes for METIIKEIVDAEKKAEERIEKAKGDAKTIIDRAKEEARRIEEQIINEAQKQANSLIEEKRKEGQVEAEKITKDGEKEIEEIKLKAEQNFEKAIDEAVKLIRGR; via the coding sequence ATGGAGACAATCATTAAAGAAATTGTAGATGCGGAGAAAAAGGCAGAAGAAAGGATTGAAAAGGCAAAAGGAGATGCAAAGACAATAATTGACCGGGCAAAAGAGGAAGCAAGAAGGATTGAAGAGCAAATAATAAATGAGGCCCAAAAACAGGCGAACTCTTTAATAGAAGAGAAAAGAAAAGAAGGACAGGTTGAAGCAGAGAAAATTACAAAGGATGGAGAAAAGGAGATTGAAGAGATAAAACTCAAAGCAGAACAAAATTTTGAGAAAGCTATTGATGAGGCAGTAAAACTCATTAGAGGGAGATGA
- a CDS encoding V-type ATP synthase subunit E, which translates to MEGAKLIIEEINREAEQKIKYILEEAEHKAEEIKKEAERRAKAKADWIIRKAQTQAEMEKQRIIANAKLEVRRRKLALQEKLINEVIDSIKERLASIPEEEYLEVLKGLIVEGIQELGEEKVVLSSNERTHSLIEEHLEEIKGIVKEKIGKDVEISLGEPLETLGGVVIQNSTKTIRIDNTFETRMERLQSELRAKIAKILFG; encoded by the coding sequence ATGGAAGGAGCAAAACTAATTATCGAGGAGATTAACAGAGAGGCAGAACAGAAAATAAAATACATTTTAGAAGAGGCGGAACATAAAGCAGAGGAGATTAAAAAAGAAGCCGAGAGAAGAGCCAAAGCAAAAGCAGATTGGATTATTAGAAAAGCTCAAACTCAAGCAGAAATGGAAAAACAGAGAATAATAGCAAATGCGAAGCTTGAAGTTAGGAGGAGGAAGCTTGCACTTCAAGAAAAATTGATCAATGAAGTTATAGACTCCATAAAGGAAAGATTAGCTTCAATTCCGGAAGAAGAATATTTAGAGGTACTTAAGGGTCTAATAGTTGAGGGGATTCAGGAACTTGGAGAGGAAAAAGTGGTACTTAGCTCAAATGAGAGAACACATTCTTTGATAGAAGAGCACTTAGAAGAAATAAAAGGGATTGTAAAAGAAAAGATTGGTAAAGATGTGGAAATCTCACTTGGAGAGCCTCTGGAAACCCTAGGTGGCGTGGTCATACAAAATTCCACAAAAACGATAAGGATAGATAATACTTTTGAGACTAGGATGGAGAGACTTCAATCTGAGTTAAGGGCTAAAATAGCAAAAATCTTATTTGGGTGA
- a CDS encoding V-type ATP synthase subunit D — translation MAGILKVKPTRMELLRLKRRIKLAEKGHKILKEKQDALIMEFFTIYDEAIALRRELNQKIAEAFEQLRLAEIDMGVVRLSETALSVKPNREINIKRRNIMGVPVPLIEAEGFRRDPYERGYAFVSTSPKVDVAAEKFEEVLELAIRLAEIEETLKRLAKEIEKTKRRVNALEYIIIPRMKDTVKYISQHLDEMERENFFRLKRVKALLEAKAQG, via the coding sequence ATGGCAGGAATACTAAAAGTGAAGCCAACCAGAATGGAACTGCTTAGATTAAAGAGGAGAATAAAACTTGCAGAAAAGGGTCATAAAATACTCAAAGAGAAGCAAGATGCTCTCATAATGGAGTTCTTTACCATTTATGATGAGGCAATAGCTTTGAGGAGAGAACTCAATCAAAAAATAGCGGAGGCCTTCGAGCAACTTAGATTGGCTGAAATTGATATGGGTGTAGTGAGATTAAGTGAAACTGCTCTGAGTGTTAAACCTAATAGAGAGATAAATATAAAGAGAAGGAATATCATGGGAGTTCCGGTACCACTTATTGAAGCAGAAGGATTTAGAAGAGATCCCTATGAGAGAGGGTATGCGTTTGTTTCAACTTCTCCTAAAGTGGATGTTGCAGCAGAAAAATTTGAAGAGGTTCTGGAATTGGCCATACGCCTTGCAGAAATTGAAGAAACATTAAAGAGACTTGCAAAAGAGATAGAGAAGACTAAGAGAAGAGTGAATGCTTTAGAGTACATCATCATACCGAGGATGAAAGATACTGTGAAATACATCAGCCAGCACTTGGATGAAATGGAAAGGGAAAACTTCTTCAGATTGAAGAGAGTTAAGGCTCTTCTTGAGGCTAAAGCTCAGGGTTAG
- a CDS encoding ATP synthase subunit A gives MGKIVRVTGPLVVADDMKGSRMYEVVRVGELGLIGEIIRLEGDKAVIQVYEETAGIRPGEPVVGTGASLSVELGPGLLTSIYDGIQRPLEILRDQSGDFIGRGLTAPALPRDKKWHFTPTVKVGDKVVEGDIIGTVPETGIIEHKIMIPPRVNGEIVEIAGEGDYTIEEVIAKVKMPNGEIKELKMYQRWPVRVKRPYKQKLPPEIPLITGQRTIDTFFPQAKGGTAAIPGPFGSGKTVTQHQLAKWSDAEVVVYIGCGERGNEMTDVLEEFPKLKDPRTGKPLMERTVLIANTSNMPVAAREASIYTGITIAEYFRDMGYNVALMADSTSRWAEALREISGRLEEMPGEEGYPAYLASKVAEFYERAGRVKTLGSDERIGSVSVIGAVSPPGGDLSDPVVQNTLRVVKVFWALDADLARRRHFPAINWLTSYSLYVDSIKDWWHINVDPEWKSMRDEAMALLQKESELQEIVRIVGPDALPEREKAILLVARMIREDYLQQDAFHEVDTYCPPKKQITMMKVILNFYKYTMEAVDAGIPVEEIVKLPVREEIGRMKYNPSVEEIAGLIEKTRAQFEELFKKYGE, from the coding sequence ATGGGAAAGATAGTTAGGGTTACTGGACCATTAGTCGTTGCAGATGATATGAAAGGCTCTAGAATGTATGAAGTGGTTAGAGTAGGTGAATTGGGGCTTATTGGGGAAATCATTAGGCTGGAAGGTGACAAAGCAGTTATTCAGGTTTATGAAGAAACTGCTGGTATTAGACCAGGGGAGCCTGTTGTAGGTACAGGAGCATCTTTGAGTGTTGAACTTGGACCAGGATTGCTCACTTCAATATATGATGGAATTCAAAGGCCTCTTGAGATATTGAGAGACCAAAGTGGAGATTTTATAGGTAGAGGGCTTACAGCTCCTGCTCTTCCAAGGGACAAAAAGTGGCATTTTACACCAACTGTTAAAGTAGGAGACAAGGTAGTTGAGGGAGATATAATCGGAACTGTCCCAGAAACGGGGATTATAGAACACAAAATAATGATTCCACCAAGAGTTAACGGAGAAATCGTTGAAATCGCTGGGGAAGGGGATTACACAATAGAAGAAGTTATTGCAAAAGTTAAAATGCCCAATGGCGAAATTAAAGAGCTCAAAATGTATCAAAGATGGCCAGTTCGTGTAAAAAGGCCCTATAAACAGAAACTTCCTCCAGAAATTCCACTTATTACAGGACAAAGGACTATTGATACTTTCTTCCCACAGGCCAAAGGTGGTACTGCGGCAATTCCTGGGCCCTTTGGTTCAGGTAAGACGGTCACCCAACACCAACTTGCAAAATGGAGTGATGCAGAAGTTGTGGTGTATATCGGATGTGGGGAAAGAGGAAATGAGATGACAGATGTGCTTGAAGAGTTCCCCAAGCTTAAGGATCCGAGAACAGGAAAACCATTAATGGAGAGGACAGTACTTATAGCCAATACTTCAAACATGCCTGTTGCAGCAAGAGAGGCTTCAATTTATACTGGAATTACAATAGCAGAGTACTTTAGAGACATGGGATATAATGTGGCCTTAATGGCAGATTCAACCTCAAGATGGGCAGAAGCTTTGAGAGAAATTTCTGGAAGACTTGAGGAAATGCCAGGTGAGGAAGGATATCCTGCTTATCTAGCTTCAAAGGTAGCAGAGTTCTATGAGAGAGCTGGTAGAGTAAAGACTTTGGGAAGTGATGAGAGAATTGGAAGTGTTAGTGTTATTGGTGCAGTATCGCCACCAGGCGGTGATCTAAGCGATCCTGTTGTGCAGAACACATTGAGAGTGGTTAAAGTATTCTGGGCATTAGATGCAGATCTTGCAAGGAGAAGACACTTCCCAGCCATAAATTGGCTCACAAGTTATTCCCTTTATGTGGACTCAATAAAAGATTGGTGGCACATTAACGTTGATCCAGAATGGAAGTCAATGAGAGATGAGGCAATGGCACTTTTGCAAAAAGAATCTGAACTTCAGGAAATAGTCAGAATAGTTGGTCCAGATGCATTGCCAGAAAGGGAGAAAGCTATTCTTCTCGTAGCGAGGATGATTAGAGAGGACTACCTCCAGCAAGACGCTTTCCATGAAGTTGATACTTATTGCCCACCGAAGAAGCAAATAACAATGATGAAAGTTATACTCAACTTTTACAAGTACACTATGGAAGCTGTAGATGCAGGAATTCCAGTTGAAGAGATTGTAAAATTGCCCGTTAGGGAAGAGATAGGAAGAATGAAGTACAATCCAAGCGTCGAGGAGATAGCTGGCTTAATAGAAAAAACCAGAGCTCAATTTGAAGAACTCTTTAAGAAATACGGAGAGTGA